One Prochlorococcus marinus XMU1408 genomic window carries:
- a CDS encoding GuaB3 family IMP dehydrogenase-related protein translates to MNFQLGRTKTVRRAYGIDEIALVPGTRTVDPEITKTNWEIGGIGRDIPIIASAMDGVVDVNMAVSLSKIGALGVLNLEGVQTRYEDPEPVLNKIRSTGKEEFVPLMQEIYKQPIKEELILKRIQEIKEGGGIAAVSGTPLAAIKFRDLIKKSGADLFFLQATVVSTEHLGKEGSQNLDLYDLCKNIGIPVAVGNCVTYEVSLKLMRAGAAAVMVGIGPGAACTSRGVLGVGIPQATAIADCSSARDDFQKESGKYVPIIADGGIITGGDICKCIACGADSVMIGSPIARSQEAPGKGFHWGMATPSPVLPRGTRIRVGTTGSLRSILCGPAILDDGTHNLLGALKTSMGTLGATNIKEMQKVEIVVAPSLLTEGKVYQKAQQLGMGK, encoded by the coding sequence GTGAATTTTCAACTAGGACGCACCAAAACTGTTCGAAGAGCATACGGAATCGATGAAATCGCATTGGTCCCAGGTACCAGAACAGTTGATCCCGAAATAACAAAAACAAATTGGGAAATAGGAGGGATAGGAAGAGATATTCCAATCATTGCTAGTGCGATGGATGGAGTTGTTGATGTAAATATGGCAGTTTCCTTATCAAAGATTGGAGCTCTTGGTGTTTTAAATCTTGAGGGTGTTCAAACTAGATATGAAGATCCAGAGCCTGTTTTAAATAAAATCCGATCAACTGGAAAAGAGGAATTTGTTCCTTTAATGCAAGAAATTTATAAGCAACCGATCAAAGAAGAATTAATTTTAAAAAGAATTCAAGAAATAAAAGAAGGAGGTGGAATTGCGGCTGTAAGCGGAACACCATTAGCTGCAATTAAGTTTAGAGATTTAATTAAAAAGTCTGGCGCTGATCTATTTTTTCTTCAGGCAACTGTAGTTTCAACAGAACATTTAGGCAAAGAAGGTAGTCAAAATCTTGATCTTTACGATCTTTGTAAAAACATTGGAATACCTGTGGCAGTAGGGAATTGCGTTACTTATGAGGTTTCTTTGAAACTTATGAGAGCTGGCGCAGCAGCTGTAATGGTTGGAATCGGACCAGGTGCCGCATGTACCTCAAGGGGTGTACTGGGAGTTGGTATTCCTCAAGCGACTGCTATTGCTGATTGCTCATCAGCAAGAGATGACTTTCAAAAAGAAAGTGGGAAATATGTTCCAATCATTGCTGATGGTGGGATTATCACTGGTGGAGATATTTGCAAATGTATAGCTTGTGGTGCTGATTCAGTGATGATTGGTTCTCCAATTGCAAGATCACAAGAAGCTCCTGGAAAAGGTTTTCATTGGGGTATGGCAACTCCAAGTCCAGTTCTTCCTAGAGGGACAAGAATCAGAGTTGGAACTACCGGTAGTTTAAGAAGTATTCTTTGTGGCCCCGCAATTCTTGATGATGGAACCCACAATTTATTAGGAGCACTCAAAACCTCCATGGGAACTCTAGGAGCAACAAATATCAAGGAAATGCAAAAGGTTGAAATAGTTGTTGCACCTTCTTTGTTAACAGAAGGAAAGGTTTACCAAAAAGCACAACAACTTGGAATGGGTAAATAA
- the trxA gene encoding thioredoxin has protein sequence MSTASAVTDSSFEQEVLQSDVPVLVDFWAPWCGPCRMVAPIVEEISKDFEGKIKVFKLNTDENPNVASQYGIRSIPTLMIFKGGQKVDTVVGAVPKATLSGTISKHL, from the coding sequence ATGTCCACTGCTTCTGCTGTAACTGATTCCTCCTTCGAACAAGAAGTCCTCCAGAGTGATGTTCCTGTTTTGGTTGATTTTTGGGCACCTTGGTGTGGACCTTGCCGAATGGTTGCCCCCATTGTTGAAGAAATCTCAAAAGATTTCGAAGGCAAAATAAAAGTCTTCAAACTAAACACTGACGAGAACCCCAATGTTGCTAGTCAGTATGGAATTAGAAGCATTCCAACTTTGATGATCTTTAAAGGTGGACAAAAAGTAGACACTGTTGTTGGGGCAGTACCAAAAGCAACTCTTTCTGGCACAATCTCCAAGCATCTTTAA
- the hisH gene encoding imidazole glycerol phosphate synthase subunit HisH — translation MAKIGLIDYGMGNLFSVQQAFKRLNQPLEIVSDIKRLNLCDALILPGVGAFDPAMKNLRNTDLIPSIIDWVNNGKPLLGICLGLQLLFESSDEGILNGLGVIKGHIHKLPEEQNERIPHIGWSPINKINECPILENFTDSNWMYFVHSYSACPLEQKNTVATTKFGETDFSSIVWHKNTGACQFHPEKSGIAGQKLILNWINWLRKGKY, via the coding sequence TTGGCAAAAATTGGATTAATAGATTATGGAATGGGTAATCTTTTTTCAGTTCAACAAGCATTTAAAAGGCTTAATCAACCTTTAGAAATAGTTTCAGATATTAAAAGACTAAACCTCTGTGATGCTTTAATTCTTCCTGGAGTAGGTGCTTTTGATCCTGCAATGAAAAATTTAAGAAATACTGACTTAATACCTTCAATAATCGATTGGGTTAATAATGGTAAACCTCTTCTTGGGATATGTTTAGGCTTACAGCTGTTATTCGAAAGCAGTGATGAAGGGATTTTAAATGGTTTAGGAGTTATAAAAGGGCACATACATAAATTACCTGAAGAACAAAATGAAAGAATTCCTCATATTGGTTGGTCACCTATTAACAAAATAAATGAGTGTCCTATTTTAGAAAATTTTACTGATAGTAATTGGATGTATTTCGTACATTCATACTCAGCATGCCCTTTAGAACAAAAAAACACTGTAGCTACTACAAAATTTGGTGAAACTGACTTTTCATCAATTGTCTGGCATAAAAATACTGGCGCCTGTCAATTTCATCCTGAAAAATCTGGTATAGCAGGGCAAAAACTTATTTTAAATTGGATTAATTGGTTGAGAAAAGGTAAATATTAG
- a CDS encoding RsmD family RNA methyltransferase, which yields MKGTIKLLSGKRILSPLNQKTRPTTSKVREAIINILGNKLEEASWLDLCSGSGSMACEVLQKGGKRILAIEKQRATAHICKKNLLNVLNTLNYNSHIEVICKEVISFLRNGPSNKNIGFIKNSPTSEQRFDFVFLDPPYDSEIYEISQELLLTMQWIKKSSTLICECSSKSLPRIHNGWELNKEKSYGKTTLLFLTPNQALNYFDDTDSMH from the coding sequence TTGAAAGGAACAATAAAACTCTTATCTGGAAAAAGAATATTAAGTCCTTTAAATCAAAAGACAAGACCTACCACTTCAAAAGTAAGAGAGGCAATAATTAATATTCTAGGGAACAAACTTGAAGAAGCTAGTTGGCTAGATCTTTGTAGTGGAAGTGGATCAATGGCATGTGAAGTCCTTCAAAAAGGTGGAAAGCGTATACTTGCAATTGAGAAACAAAGAGCAACAGCTCATATATGCAAAAAAAACCTCCTAAATGTATTGAATACCCTTAATTATAACTCTCACATTGAAGTCATATGTAAAGAGGTGATCTCATTTCTAAGAAATGGGCCAAGCAATAAAAATATTGGATTTATTAAAAATTCTCCAACTTCTGAGCAAAGATTTGATTTTGTTTTTCTTGACCCTCCATACGATTCAGAAATATACGAAATTTCTCAAGAACTTTTATTGACAATGCAATGGATTAAAAAATCATCAACATTGATATGCGAATGCTCGTCAAAATCACTGCCAAGAATACATAATGGATGGGAGTTAAATAAAGAGAAATCTTATGGAAAAACCACTCTTCTTTTTCTTACTCCCAATCAGGCATTGAACTACTTCGACGATACTGATTCCATGCACTAA
- the petG gene encoding cytochrome b6-f complex subunit V: MIEPLLCGIVLGLVPITLLGLFVSAWNQYRRSSSMPDWE, from the coding sequence ATGATTGAGCCCCTTTTATGTGGGATTGTTCTTGGACTAGTTCCAATTACATTATTAGGCCTTTTTGTTAGTGCATGGAATCAGTATCGTCGAAGTAGTTCAATGCCTGATTGGGAGTAA
- a CDS encoding c-type cytochrome — MNTPSSKALIDQNQKISSWKIFLLFIATAALLIFLWTFENFKQDPFIIQTLSLQGETSTGSKLFKINCVGCHGISAQGLVGPDLHEATQELSDKKIINQVIRGLTPPMPSFDIEPQSMADLLAYMHSLN; from the coding sequence GTGAATACTCCGTCATCAAAAGCATTAATAGATCAAAACCAAAAGATTAGCTCTTGGAAAATATTCCTATTATTTATTGCTACTGCTGCATTACTAATCTTTCTTTGGACATTTGAAAATTTCAAGCAAGATCCTTTCATAATTCAAACTTTATCTCTTCAAGGTGAAACCTCAACTGGAAGCAAATTATTCAAAATCAATTGTGTAGGTTGTCATGGTATTTCCGCACAAGGATTAGTGGGACCTGATCTCCACGAAGCAACCCAAGAATTGAGTGATAAAAAAATCATTAATCAAGTTATTCGAGGCTTGACCCCTCCAATGCCAAGTTTTGATATTGAACCTCAATCAATGGCAGATCTATTGGCATATATGCACTCTCTTAATTAA
- a CDS encoding RNA methyltransferase, which translates to MIIKKTVKVILVEPAGTINIGSVARLCENFNVNELRLVSPKCDYLALEAKKMAVKGLKKLEEAKIYNDLNSALSDCSRVIATCGRKEHGEIPLNSNKDALYWAIESEREETIALVFGREDRGLTNEELLKANKVISLNTSKNYPSLNLSHAVAIVLHQFNLLNEFDLLKPNKIINYPSNLIKLEDCINDAGSLFLDIGFLMKHTYKAKMAKIKKLLLRAEVNDDEVALIRGIISQARWAIKNKNH; encoded by the coding sequence GTGATTATTAAAAAGACTGTAAAAGTAATTCTTGTTGAACCCGCAGGAACAATAAATATTGGAAGCGTTGCAAGACTATGTGAAAACTTTAATGTTAATGAATTAAGACTAGTTTCTCCAAAGTGCGATTATTTAGCTCTAGAAGCAAAAAAAATGGCTGTAAAAGGATTAAAAAAATTAGAAGAAGCAAAAATATATAATGATCTAAATTCAGCACTTTCAGACTGCTCAAGAGTTATTGCTACTTGCGGAAGAAAAGAGCATGGAGAAATTCCTCTTAATTCAAATAAAGATGCACTTTACTGGGCAATTGAATCAGAAAGAGAAGAGACAATAGCTTTAGTTTTCGGAAGAGAAGATCGAGGTTTAACGAATGAAGAACTACTAAAAGCAAATAAAGTCATTAGTCTTAATACAAGCAAAAATTATCCATCACTAAATCTTTCACATGCAGTAGCTATTGTTCTTCATCAATTCAATCTATTAAATGAATTTGATTTGTTAAAACCCAATAAAATAATAAACTATCCTTCTAATCTAATTAAGTTAGAAGATTGTATTAATGATGCAGGTAGTCTATTTTTAGATATTGGTTTCTTGATGAAACATACTTATAAAGCAAAAATGGCAAAAATAAAAAAATTACTTCTAAGAGCCGAGGTGAATGATGATGAAGTTGCACTAATTAGAGGAATAATTAGCCAAGCCAGGTGGGCAATTAAAAATAAAAATCATTAA
- a CDS encoding serine hydrolase gives MKSYFKVITNIFLTSISLSVLLGSLLRIIGPINHNNKTTRTINLVGKSRRSIEKEIKNKNSNLLSFYNNKLDKFQSLEELINKWENLIIKNPDLYVSCFFISLDNKVYAEIKSDIRLAAASSIKVPILIVLLTMLDRGEILWNEKLILTEDTIGSGSGWMAFQKIGQEFPVFEVASEMIRVSDNTATNLLIKRLGGIDKVNQKFKEIGLKNTKINNFLPDLSGTNLTSTKDLSLAMALVDGGYLLKTDSRDIYREIMQKSKTNTLIPTGILRGLEKKTQDTDYHLSLRGYLVLNKTGDIGISYSDTALIQTPYKSKAFASFIVKGPFNDPRSPELIRNLSAELVPFLQQDQKPTKTN, from the coding sequence GTGAAAAGTTATTTCAAAGTAATTACGAATATTTTTTTAACCAGCATTAGCTTATCGGTTTTACTTGGTAGCTTATTAAGAATTATTGGTCCCATTAATCATAACAATAAAACAACTAGAACAATTAATTTAGTAGGTAAATCGAGGAGATCTATTGAAAAAGAAATTAAAAATAAAAATTCTAATTTATTATCTTTTTATAATAATAAGTTAGACAAGTTTCAAAGCCTAGAAGAACTAATTAATAAATGGGAGAATCTAATAATTAAAAATCCAGATCTATATGTTAGTTGCTTTTTTATTTCATTAGATAATAAAGTTTATGCAGAGATAAAATCTGACATAAGACTTGCAGCAGCAAGTAGTATTAAAGTTCCAATTCTAATTGTTTTACTTACAATGTTAGATAGAGGTGAAATATTATGGAATGAAAAATTAATTCTTACAGAAGATACTATTGGTAGCGGTTCAGGCTGGATGGCTTTCCAAAAAATCGGGCAAGAATTTCCAGTTTTTGAGGTGGCTTCTGAAATGATTAGAGTTAGCGATAATACAGCAACTAATTTACTAATAAAGCGATTAGGTGGGATTGATAAAGTTAATCAAAAATTCAAAGAGATTGGATTAAAAAATACGAAAATTAATAATTTTCTTCCTGATCTAAGTGGCACAAATCTTACATCCACCAAAGATCTTTCTTTAGCAATGGCTCTTGTGGATGGTGGTTATCTACTTAAGACTGACTCCAGAGATATTTATAGAGAAATTATGCAAAAATCAAAAACAAACACTTTAATACCAACTGGCATCTTAAGAGGCCTTGAGAAAAAGACTCAAGACACTGACTATCATCTTTCATTAAGGGGGTATTTGGTTCTTAACAAAACTGGTGATATTGGAATCTCATATTCAGATACTGCATTAATCCAAACACCTTACAAATCAAAGGCATTTGCAAGTTTTATAGTTAAGGGTCCGTTTAACGATCCGAGATCACCTGAGTTGATAAGAAACTTATCGGCAGAGTTAGTACCTTTTTTACAGCAAGATCAAAAACCAACAAAAACAAATTAG
- the bchI gene encoding magnesium chelatase ATPase subunit I, with amino-acid sequence MSSTRKRRVFPFTSVIGQEEMKLALLLNVIDPRIGGVMIMGDRGTGKSTTIRALADLLPAIEVVEGDPYNSSLDDPDLQSNDVRERMEQGSDIQKAEKQVPMVDLPLGATEDRLCGTIDIEKALSEGVRAFEPGLLAKANRGLLYVDEVNLLDDHLVDVLLDSAASGWNTVEREGISVRHPARFVLIGSGNPEEGELRPQLLDRFGMSVEVRTVREAKLRVQVVDQRTSFDNNPDAFSDSVQGNQEALQQKVVDAQNLLNEVSIDEDLRLRISAVCGELDVDGLRGDIVTNRAARALAAFEGRKEVTEEDIARVVSTALRHRLRKDPLEQVDSGDRVIKAFCKVFERNESNDVSEFELASTN; translated from the coding sequence GTGAGTTCAACTAGAAAACGCAGAGTTTTTCCTTTCACTTCAGTGATTGGGCAGGAGGAAATGAAGCTGGCTCTTCTTCTAAATGTTATTGACCCCAGAATTGGCGGAGTGATGATAATGGGAGATAGAGGCACTGGTAAGTCCACTACCATACGTGCATTAGCTGATCTTTTGCCTGCTATTGAAGTCGTTGAGGGCGATCCCTATAACAGCTCTCTTGATGATCCAGATCTTCAAAGCAATGATGTAAGAGAGAGAATGGAACAAGGAAGTGATATTCAAAAAGCTGAGAAACAAGTGCCGATGGTAGATCTACCTTTAGGAGCTACTGAGGATAGACTTTGTGGAACTATTGATATTGAAAAAGCTCTAAGTGAGGGTGTTAGAGCTTTTGAACCAGGTCTTCTAGCTAAAGCCAATAGAGGCTTACTCTATGTAGATGAAGTTAACTTATTAGATGATCATCTTGTGGACGTTCTTCTAGATTCTGCTGCCTCAGGATGGAATACAGTTGAAAGAGAAGGAATTTCTGTTCGTCATCCAGCTAGATTTGTTCTTATTGGTTCAGGTAACCCTGAAGAAGGAGAATTAAGGCCGCAGTTACTTGATCGTTTTGGAATGAGTGTAGAGGTAAGAACGGTAAGAGAAGCCAAACTTCGTGTTCAAGTTGTTGATCAACGTACCTCTTTTGATAATAATCCTGACGCCTTTAGCGATTCGGTTCAAGGGAATCAGGAAGCCCTTCAACAGAAAGTTGTTGACGCTCAAAATTTACTTAATGAGGTCAGCATCGATGAGGATCTAAGACTAAGGATCTCTGCTGTTTGTGGAGAACTTGATGTTGATGGACTTAGGGGAGATATCGTTACTAATAGGGCCGCGAGAGCTCTTGCAGCATTTGAGGGAAGGAAAGAGGTCACTGAAGAAGATATCGCTCGTGTCGTCTCAACAGCTTTAAGACATAGACTTCGAAAAGATCCACTCGAGCAAGTAGATTCTGGAGATAGAGTAATAAAAGCTTTTTGCAAAGTATTTGAGAGAAATGAAAGTAATGACGTTTCAGAATTTGAACTTGCTTCAACAAATTAA
- the ruvC gene encoding crossover junction endodeoxyribonuclease RuvC, protein MRIIGIDPGLARVGYGIIDDIEGKKIMLDCGIIETQSSQKEERRLLEISKDLSSIINKWDPKYAAVEKFFFYRSSTTISVVQARGVIMMTLGKHNLSIQEFPPMQIKLAVTGYGHSDKNEVLKSVMYDLNIDSPPKPDDAADALAIALTGIYLQ, encoded by the coding sequence GTGAGAATCATAGGAATAGATCCAGGGCTTGCAAGAGTGGGTTATGGAATTATTGATGACATAGAAGGAAAAAAAATAATGCTCGATTGCGGGATTATAGAAACTCAATCATCACAAAAAGAAGAAAGAAGGCTTTTAGAAATATCCAAAGACTTAAGTTCAATTATTAACAAATGGGATCCAAAATATGCAGCGGTAGAAAAATTTTTTTTCTACCGCTCAAGTACGACAATAAGTGTTGTTCAAGCTCGCGGAGTAATAATGATGACATTAGGAAAGCACAATCTTTCGATTCAAGAATTCCCACCAATGCAAATCAAACTTGCTGTGACTGGTTATGGTCATTCAGATAAAAATGAGGTATTAAAATCAGTTATGTACGATCTTAATATCGATTCCCCGCCCAAACCTGATGATGCTGCAGATGCTCTAGCGATTGCACTTACTGGAATATATCTTCAATAA
- a CDS encoding 5-formyltetrahydrofolate cyclo-ligase: MNESLLSEKEIKRRKYNLIRYSNSSIIHKKIKSNVKQALQLLLKKNNYEEKYIGIYWPLKGEVDIRFIREINNQKVALPSSSKIKGINYHPWSKNQLELDSNRIPAPVEESNLSPKDISILLVPAIAIDEEGYRLGYGGGYFDRLRQKDLWFSIPSFVVISNNCISKEPLPRDEWDLPFNGWISEKGLHQIEATK, from the coding sequence ATGAATGAATCTCTTCTATCAGAAAAAGAAATAAAAAGAAGGAAATATAATTTAATACGTTATTCTAATTCATCTATAATACATAAGAAAATAAAATCCAATGTCAAACAAGCATTACAATTACTCTTAAAGAAAAATAATTATGAAGAAAAATATATAGGGATTTATTGGCCTTTAAAGGGTGAAGTTGATATAAGATTTATAAGAGAGATTAATAATCAAAAAGTTGCTTTACCTTCGAGTTCTAAAATTAAAGGTATAAATTATCATCCATGGTCAAAAAATCAATTAGAGCTTGACTCTAATAGAATTCCAGCACCAGTTGAAGAAAGTAATCTTAGTCCTAAAGATATTTCTATTTTATTGGTACCAGCTATAGCTATTGATGAAGAGGGATACAGATTAGGTTACGGCGGTGGATATTTTGATCGTCTTCGTCAAAAAGATTTGTGGTTTTCAATACCATCATTTGTTGTTATCAGTAATAATTGCATATCTAAAGAACCCTTGCCTCGAGACGAATGGGACTTGCCATTTAACGGATGGATTAGCGAAAAAGGTCTACATCAAATTGAAGCAACTAAATAA
- a CDS encoding SufE family protein produces the protein MTQIKEKSFINTYGSDSLDSLIERLQSTSDPKRRYEYILWLAKSLPILTEDLHLESTKVKGCISEVYVFGILINGKIQWKGYSDALITKGLLAFLVKGLNDLTPFEVLSIDEKFIEMTGLSKTLTPSRSNGFLNIFLKMKAQAKNLSLTGSSKDK, from the coding sequence GTGACTCAAATCAAAGAAAAATCTTTCATCAATACATATGGAAGTGATTCATTAGATAGTCTTATAGAACGTCTACAATCAACTTCTGACCCAAAAAGGCGCTATGAATATATTTTATGGCTTGCTAAAAGTTTGCCAATTTTAACTGAAGATCTTCATCTAGAATCTACGAAAGTAAAAGGCTGCATCTCAGAAGTTTATGTTTTTGGAATACTGATCAATGGAAAAATCCAATGGAAAGGATATTCGGACGCACTCATAACAAAAGGATTACTAGCTTTTCTTGTTAAAGGTTTAAATGATTTAACACCTTTTGAAGTACTCTCAATAGATGAAAAATTCATTGAGATGACAGGACTAAGCAAAACCTTGACTCCATCAAGATCAAATGGATTTCTCAACATATTCCTAAAAATGAAAGCTCAAGCAAAAAACCTCTCACTGACAGGCTCTAGCAAAGATAAATAG
- a CDS encoding homoserine dehydrogenase — protein MKKIGIGLLGLGTVGKGVANIISNPNDRHPLVGELELIAIAVRNLQKRRDISFPASILTTNAIEIINNPNIQIVVEVMGGIEPAKSLIIQAIRSGKSVVTANKAVIARHGEEIANEAKAAGVYVLIEAAVGGGIPIIEPLKQSLGGNQITKVSGIINGTTNYILSRMDKEGANYSDVLKDAQELGYAESDPAADVEGSDAADKIAILSGLAFGGTINRADIPTKGINSLEAIDVNYARKLGYGIKLLAISEKGKAQSDIQASKPLSIWVEPTLVPEDNPLAGVNGVNNAILVEGNPIGQVMFFGPGAGSGPTASAVVADILNIAGIQSMSEEKSLNLDPLLSAKSWRSCHVAEEKEISKKNYIRLIAEDAPGVIGQIGTIFGQKKISIESIVQFDAINNEAEIVVITHKIKLGKLKEALSDIQSLPQVKRIGATMGCL, from the coding sequence ATGAAAAAAATTGGTATTGGTTTACTTGGCCTAGGCACTGTTGGGAAGGGTGTTGCAAATATAATTAGCAACCCAAACGACAGACATCCATTAGTTGGAGAACTAGAACTGATTGCAATCGCAGTAAGAAATCTCCAAAAGAGAAGAGACATATCTTTCCCAGCTTCAATACTTACTACGAACGCAATTGAAATAATAAATAATCCCAATATTCAAATAGTTGTTGAAGTAATGGGTGGAATAGAGCCAGCAAAATCATTAATTATCCAAGCTATAAGATCTGGAAAATCTGTTGTCACTGCAAATAAAGCTGTAATTGCAAGACATGGTGAAGAAATAGCAAATGAAGCAAAAGCTGCTGGAGTTTATGTACTCATAGAAGCAGCAGTAGGAGGAGGAATCCCCATAATTGAGCCATTGAAGCAATCACTTGGTGGTAATCAAATAACTAAAGTTAGCGGAATAATTAATGGAACAACTAACTACATACTCTCAAGAATGGATAAAGAAGGAGCTAATTATTCTGATGTCTTAAAAGATGCTCAAGAACTTGGTTATGCAGAGAGTGATCCTGCTGCAGATGTGGAGGGATCTGACGCAGCTGATAAGATTGCCATTTTAAGTGGACTTGCATTTGGTGGAACTATTAATCGAGCTGATATTCCAACTAAAGGAATAAATAGCCTAGAAGCAATAGATGTCAATTACGCTAGAAAATTAGGATATGGGATTAAGCTTTTGGCAATTTCCGAGAAAGGCAAAGCTCAATCAGATATCCAAGCAAGCAAGCCTCTATCTATCTGGGTTGAACCCACATTGGTACCAGAGGATAATCCATTAGCAGGCGTAAATGGAGTAAACAATGCCATTCTTGTAGAAGGAAATCCAATTGGCCAAGTTATGTTTTTTGGACCAGGTGCAGGATCAGGTCCAACTGCATCAGCCGTAGTAGCAGACATACTTAACATTGCAGGGATTCAGTCAATGAGCGAAGAAAAAAGCCTAAATTTAGATCCTCTTCTATCCGCAAAAAGTTGGAGAAGTTGCCATGTGGCTGAAGAGAAAGAAATATCAAAAAAAAATTATATAAGACTAATTGCAGAAGACGCACCTGGAGTAATCGGACAAATTGGGACAATTTTTGGACAGAAAAAAATATCTATTGAATCAATCGTCCAATTTGATGCCATTAACAATGAAGCCGAAATAGTGGTTATTACTCATAAGATAAAACTAGGTAAGCTTAAAGAGGCTCTTTCAGATATTCAAAGCTTGCCGCAAGTAAAGAGAATTGGAGCAACTATGGGTTGCCTTTAG